One part of the Rhodococcus oxybenzonivorans genome encodes these proteins:
- a CDS encoding AAA family ATPase: MRDSTPTVGSPAELARALDATGYLADDGVAMAAFLAIRMGRPLFCEGEPGTGKTSLATALSEAFDLPLIRLQCHEGIDAAQALYDWDFPRQLLHLRTLEAASTGLLEADTVERSLYTERFLLARPLLRALTEAPCVLLVDEIDRADDEFEAFLLQVLDENAVTIPELGEVRAATPPLVVLTSNRTREVHDALKRRCLYHWLEHPDLAREVAILRRRIPGIGPDLAAQVAHAVHSLREMELLKPPGVAEALDWARALRELDRDVLDAETAAATLGAVLKYREDLERVARAGLDRLLAG, encoded by the coding sequence GTGAGGGATTCCACACCGACGGTCGGTTCGCCTGCGGAACTGGCGCGGGCGCTCGACGCCACGGGCTACCTCGCCGACGACGGCGTCGCGATGGCCGCGTTCCTCGCCATACGTATGGGACGGCCGCTGTTCTGCGAGGGTGAACCCGGCACCGGCAAGACGTCGCTCGCGACCGCGTTGTCGGAGGCGTTCGACCTGCCGCTGATCCGCCTGCAGTGTCATGAGGGCATTGACGCCGCGCAGGCGCTCTACGACTGGGACTTCCCGCGGCAGCTGCTGCACCTGCGGACGCTCGAGGCGGCGAGCACCGGCCTGCTCGAGGCCGACACCGTCGAACGCTCGCTGTACACCGAGCGGTTCCTTCTGGCCCGACCCTTGCTGCGGGCGCTCACCGAAGCCCCCTGCGTGCTGCTCGTCGACGAGATCGACCGCGCCGACGACGAATTCGAGGCGTTCCTGCTGCAGGTATTGGACGAGAACGCGGTCACCATCCCAGAACTCGGCGAGGTGCGGGCGGCGACACCGCCGCTGGTGGTGCTCACCTCCAACCGCACCCGCGAAGTGCACGACGCACTCAAACGCCGCTGCCTGTACCACTGGCTCGAGCACCCCGACCTGGCCCGGGAGGTCGCGATCCTGCGACGCCGCATCCCCGGCATCGGCCCCGACCTCGCCGCGCAGGTCGCCCACGCCGTCCACTCCCTGCGGGAGATGGAACTGCTCAAGCCGCCGGGGGTGGCCGAGGCGCTGGACTGGGCACGCGCACTGCGCGAACTCGACCGGGACGTGCTGGACGCGGAGACAGCCGCCGCGACGCTCGGTGCCGTCCTCAAGTACCGCGAGGACCTCGAACGGGTCGCCCGTGCCGGACTGGACCGGCTCCTGGCCGGGTGA
- a CDS encoding vWA domain-containing protein: protein MPAAQGAGDPLVGLAGFAHALAAAGLPVASDAVAAFTRALREVEVGNPEQVYWAGRATLCRGPDDIPRYDSAFAAWFGGTVPARTPRSGELPRRARTAAMTTTNGGDIGGDAPQLRVAADDTEVLRHRNIADLTAAERAHLAELIAALRPRPPARPAIRMRPARRGTVDPRRTVRGMLAAGGEPVRPSLHRKATRPRRMVLLIDVSGSMSPYADALLRFAHVVARGNPGGTEVFSLGTRLTRLSRALRVRDPEVALAAAGRAVPDWAGGTRLGETLRAFLDRWGRRGVARGAVVVIFSDGWERGDPTLLAEQMAQLRRLARTVLWVNPHAGADGYEPVQSGIAAALPFVDRLLAGHSLATLQELLEVARRT from the coding sequence ATGCCCGCAGCACAGGGCGCCGGCGATCCTCTGGTGGGGTTGGCCGGGTTCGCCCACGCCCTCGCAGCCGCGGGACTGCCGGTCGCGTCGGACGCCGTCGCCGCCTTCACCCGGGCACTCCGCGAGGTGGAAGTGGGCAATCCCGAACAGGTGTACTGGGCAGGTCGCGCGACACTGTGCCGCGGTCCCGACGACATCCCCCGGTACGACTCGGCGTTCGCAGCCTGGTTCGGCGGTACCGTCCCGGCGCGCACGCCGCGGTCCGGGGAACTGCCTCGCCGGGCCCGAACCGCCGCCATGACCACGACGAACGGCGGCGACATCGGTGGCGACGCGCCGCAACTGCGGGTCGCCGCGGACGACACCGAGGTATTGCGCCACCGCAACATCGCCGACCTCACCGCGGCCGAACGCGCGCACCTCGCCGAGTTGATCGCCGCCCTGCGTCCGCGGCCCCCAGCCCGCCCGGCCATCCGGATGCGCCCGGCCCGCCGGGGGACGGTGGACCCGCGGCGCACCGTACGGGGCATGCTCGCGGCGGGCGGCGAACCGGTGCGGCCGAGCCTCCACCGCAAGGCCACCCGGCCACGCCGGATGGTGCTGCTCATCGACGTGTCCGGATCGATGAGCCCGTACGCCGACGCACTTCTGCGTTTTGCGCACGTCGTCGCCCGCGGCAACCCGGGCGGCACCGAGGTGTTCTCTCTGGGCACCCGCCTGACGCGGCTCTCCCGGGCGCTGCGGGTCCGCGACCCGGAAGTGGCGCTCGCCGCGGCAGGCCGGGCCGTGCCCGACTGGGCGGGCGGCACCCGTCTCGGTGAGACGCTGCGCGCGTTCCTGGACCGCTGGGGCAGGCGGGGCGTTGCCCGCGGCGCCGTCGTAGTGATTTTCTCCGACGGCTGGGAGCGCGGTGACCCCACGCTGCTCGCAGAGCAGATGGCACAGTTGCGCCGACTCGCCCGAACCGTGCTGTGGGTGAATCCGCACGCAGGCGCGGACGGTTACGAGCCGGTGCAGTCGGGGATCGCGGCCGCCCTGCCGTTCGTCGATCGTCTGCTCGCCGGCCACAGTCTCGCGACACTGCAGGAACTGCTCGAGGTCGCACGTCGAACGTGA
- a CDS encoding SDR family NAD(P)-dependent oxidoreductase: protein MKQLHGRTALVTGASGGLGRVIARALAREGVTVAVSGRREDRLAEVVGELRALGVRAEAVPGDLNRLEQLDSLIERTEAAVGPLDLLVNNAGVENVSAFTRLDPGELTAMVDVNLTAPLLLTRRVVPGMLDRGWGHVVFISSLAAKIGPAYCAPYATTKAGLIGLTQSLRAEYAGSPVGFSVVCPGFIAGDGMYQRMTERGIRAGRITGETTTDKVAAAVIRAIRRDRPEIVESGAPIRPLLALGQIAPGLVERVAARFGATAMFRRLSEDRGRVEPDA, encoded by the coding sequence ATGAAGCAACTGCACGGGCGCACGGCTCTTGTGACGGGTGCCTCCGGCGGCCTCGGCCGCGTCATCGCACGGGCGCTGGCGCGTGAAGGCGTCACCGTCGCGGTGTCCGGCCGACGCGAGGATCGACTCGCGGAAGTCGTCGGTGAACTGCGTGCTCTCGGTGTGCGCGCCGAGGCCGTGCCCGGGGACCTGAACCGACTGGAACAGCTCGATTCGCTCATCGAACGCACCGAGGCGGCAGTCGGTCCCCTCGACCTACTCGTGAACAACGCCGGTGTGGAGAACGTCTCGGCCTTCACCCGACTCGACCCCGGCGAGCTCACCGCAATGGTCGACGTCAATCTCACCGCACCACTGCTTCTCACACGCCGAGTGGTTCCCGGGATGCTCGACCGCGGTTGGGGACACGTGGTGTTCATCTCGTCGCTGGCAGCGAAGATCGGTCCGGCATACTGCGCGCCGTACGCCACGACGAAGGCGGGCCTGATCGGTCTCACCCAGTCGCTGCGGGCGGAGTACGCGGGCTCGCCCGTCGGCTTTTCCGTCGTGTGCCCCGGATTCATCGCCGGCGACGGCATGTACCAGCGCATGACGGAACGCGGCATCAGGGCCGGCCGGATCACGGGCGAGACCACCACCGACAAGGTCGCCGCCGCCGTGATCCGGGCAATCCGGCGTGACCGGCCCGAGATCGTCGAGAGCGGAGCCCCGATCCGCCCGCTGCTCGCTCTGGGGCAGATCGCGCCGGGACTGGTCGAACGGGTGGCCGCGCGGTTCGGCGCCACCGCGATGTTCCGGCGGTTGAGCGAGGACCGCGGCAGGGTGGAGCCGGACGCTTGA
- a CDS encoding DUF6928 family protein yields MTVGAKVSTIWYVDTPDPVTVLRGHPQSDPDAAQALASRLYPDLVATPTGSASLSEASAVDQDGTVYIGCYPGVTVVCSADLAIPRPSTLPESRLPVSEFERIYYVASKPDLAWGSFATWENGKMARSFSATPVHIHEDLGLPLVWERPYWAGEFPLRYPAGVLPDPQSLPFHPQQFAEGANRNWLGFRYTGPREDSELDPKSLPVVAFTVHRPGEGPAADVEEPETPKPEPVSAPALEPVPVAVEPPSATRRPGRLRRYFGF; encoded by the coding sequence ATGACCGTGGGGGCGAAGGTATCAACGATCTGGTACGTCGACACCCCCGATCCGGTCACCGTCCTACGTGGACACCCACAATCCGATCCTGATGCCGCCCAGGCACTCGCCAGCCGGCTCTATCCCGATCTGGTGGCCACGCCGACCGGTTCGGCGTCGCTGTCCGAGGCGTCCGCCGTCGACCAGGACGGCACCGTGTATATCGGTTGCTACCCCGGTGTCACCGTAGTGTGCAGTGCCGATCTCGCGATTCCCCGCCCGTCGACACTGCCCGAAAGCCGGTTGCCGGTCTCGGAATTCGAGCGAATCTATTATGTGGCGTCCAAGCCCGACCTCGCGTGGGGTTCGTTCGCGACGTGGGAGAACGGCAAAATGGCCCGATCCTTCAGTGCGACACCAGTGCACATCCATGAAGACCTCGGCCTGCCCCTGGTGTGGGAAAGACCTTACTGGGCGGGCGAGTTCCCGCTGCGCTATCCGGCGGGGGTTCTTCCCGATCCACAGTCGCTGCCGTTCCACCCACAACAGTTCGCCGAAGGCGCCAACCGGAACTGGCTGGGATTCCGCTACACCGGACCCCGCGAGGACTCCGAGCTCGACCCGAAGTCCCTCCCGGTAGTCGCCTTCACCGTGCATCGCCCGGGCGAAGGGCCCGCCGCGGACGTGGAGGAGCCGGAAACGCCGAAACCTGAACCGGTATCAGCACCGGCACTGGAACCGGTGCCGGTTGCCGTCGAACCACCCTCCGCCACCCGCAGGCCCGGACGCCTGCGCAGGTATTTCGGTTTCTGA
- a CDS encoding (2Fe-2S)-binding protein: MRITVTVDGTAYTDEVEPRLLLVHYLRDRLGKVGTVIGCDTGNCGACTVHLNGHSVKSCSVLAVQADGGDVLTVEGLSRNGTLHPVQQAFRDNHALQCGYCTPGMIMQTLDLLAEEPDPDERTVRLGLEGNLCRCTGYQNIVSAVQDAAQRLRGGSTTETPTTADAPTTDTAQGGVR; the protein is encoded by the coding sequence ATGCGCATCACTGTCACCGTCGACGGAACGGCATACACGGACGAGGTGGAACCGCGACTGCTCCTCGTCCACTATCTTCGGGACCGGCTCGGCAAGGTCGGCACCGTCATCGGCTGCGACACCGGAAACTGCGGGGCGTGCACCGTTCACCTGAACGGTCACAGCGTCAAGTCCTGCTCGGTGCTCGCCGTGCAGGCCGACGGCGGCGACGTCCTCACCGTCGAGGGCCTGTCCCGGAACGGGACGTTGCACCCCGTGCAGCAGGCGTTCCGCGACAACCACGCCCTGCAGTGCGGCTACTGCACCCCCGGCATGATCATGCAGACCCTCGACCTGCTCGCCGAGGAACCCGACCCGGACGAGCGGACGGTGCGGCTGGGGTTGGAAGGCAATCTGTGCCGCTGTACCGGGTACCAGAACATCGTCAGCGCGGTGCAGGATGCGGCGCAGCGGTTGCGCGGCGGCAGCACCACCGAAACACCGACGACGGCGGATGCACCGACGACCGACACCGCGCAGGGAGGTGTGCGATGA
- a CDS encoding TrmH family RNA methyltransferase, translating to MVSVIDIADPADSRLDNFRDLNSSDRRPDLPEGKGLVIAEGVLVAQRLLASRFDPIALLGVDRRLGELADDLARVDVPFYRTTADVMAEVVGFHLNRGVLAAARRPVPLDLPEVLDSARTVAVLEGVNDHENLGSMFRNAAGLGVDAVVFGKGCADPLYRRAVRVSMGHVLRVPFAHVSAWPRDLDVLRERGFQLISLTPNPEAITLAEAMTGEKVAVLLGAEGPGLTEHAMRATDVRARIPMAPGTDSLNVATAAAMAFYERVRTGR from the coding sequence GTGGTTTCCGTCATCGACATAGCAGATCCGGCCGATTCGCGGCTGGACAACTTCCGCGATCTCAACTCCTCGGATCGCCGCCCGGATCTTCCCGAAGGTAAGGGCCTGGTGATTGCGGAAGGCGTGCTGGTGGCTCAGCGCCTGCTCGCCTCTCGTTTCGACCCGATCGCGCTGCTGGGCGTCGATCGCCGGCTCGGGGAACTCGCGGACGACCTGGCCCGGGTGGACGTCCCGTTCTACCGAACGACGGCGGATGTCATGGCCGAGGTCGTGGGATTCCACCTCAATCGCGGCGTACTGGCCGCGGCACGTCGGCCGGTGCCGCTCGACTTGCCGGAGGTGCTCGACAGCGCGCGAACGGTCGCTGTCCTCGAGGGAGTGAACGATCACGAGAACCTCGGTTCCATGTTCCGCAACGCTGCCGGGCTGGGAGTGGACGCCGTCGTCTTCGGCAAGGGTTGTGCGGACCCGCTCTACCGCCGGGCGGTGCGAGTGTCCATGGGCCACGTTCTGCGCGTTCCGTTCGCACACGTGTCGGCCTGGCCCCGCGACCTCGACGTGTTGCGCGAGCGCGGGTTCCAATTGATCTCGCTGACGCCGAACCCCGAAGCGATCACCTTGGCCGAGGCCATGACGGGGGAGAAGGTCGCCGTCCTGCTCGGCGCGGAAGGCCCAGGCCTCACCGAACATGCCATGCGCGCCACGGACGTCCGTGCCCGCATCCCGATGGCCCCGGGGACGGATTCGCTGAATGTGGCCACCGCCGCCGCGATGGCGTTCTACGAACGCGTCCGGACGGGTCGGTGA
- a CDS encoding DUF2537 domain-containing protein codes for MTVPPAPRPVSGAGVPWFTGLLVTGFTAVVVATAVIAFGTQLARINAVLAVFLELVVVAGVAPTAWRFRRTPVWRWVVYGMGVGVLVGWIAAIAGAG; via the coding sequence GTGACGGTGCCGCCTGCACCACGACCGGTGTCCGGCGCCGGGGTCCCGTGGTTCACCGGGCTACTCGTCACCGGATTCACGGCGGTCGTCGTGGCGACCGCGGTCATCGCCTTCGGCACCCAATTGGCCCGCATCAACGCGGTGCTCGCGGTCTTCCTGGAGCTGGTGGTGGTGGCGGGTGTCGCGCCGACTGCGTGGCGGTTCCGCCGGACACCGGTGTGGCGCTGGGTGGTATACGGAATGGGCGTGGGAGTTCTCGTGGGATGGATCGCGGCTATCGCGGGCGCCGGCTGA
- a CDS encoding xanthine dehydrogenase family protein molybdopterin-binding subunit: MTATAEPEIGKARKRKEDEHLVTGRTRWTDNLVLPGMQHLAILRSPFAHARITGVDATAAHEMPGVVAVLTGADLAAEQGSLPCAWPITPDMKSPPAPSLAVDRVNFAGEAVAVVVARSAYEAHDALEAIDVEYDELPVVLDLAAAAADGAELVHPDLGTNVSATWTFDSAEAGTGGDVEQTIRDAEVLVERTFKQQRLIPAFMEPRSVVVDPTGAQITMWSATQIPHILRLMLAMTLDIPEHKLRVVAPDVGGGFGGKLQVTPEEVIALLVARRLGKPVKYTESRSESMVAAHHGRDQIQKLTLAARRDGTVTGMKVELLADMGAYLRLVTSGVPILGAFMFNGIYKFPAYHFTCTNVFTNKVPTDAYRGAGRPEATFAIERMMDELATELSMDPLELRAKNWITHEEFPFDTVAGLTYDSGNYEAATERARELFDYDGLRREQAERRERKDPVQLGIGVSTFTEMCGLAPSRTLGALAYGAGGWEHAAIRMLPTGKVEVVTGSSAHGQGHETAWSQVVADQLGVPFEDVEVLHGDTQTSPRGMDTYGSRSLAVGAIAVVKAAEKVIAKARPIAAHLMECAEDDLEFTEGRFRVKGTEKAVGIADVALAVFAAHDLPDGVEPNLDSEATYDPENFSFPHGTHLCAVEVDTETGKVGIRSYVCVDDIGHVVNPLIVEGQVHGGLVQGIAQALYEEAVYDESGTLLSGSFAEYHVPSAADLPKFTTGRTETPATGNPLGVKGVGEAGTIASTPAVVNAVLDAVRQFGVRDIAMPCTPMRVWNAIRSAQGGAR, from the coding sequence ATGACCGCCACCGCCGAACCGGAAATCGGAAAGGCCCGCAAGCGCAAGGAAGACGAGCATCTGGTCACCGGACGCACCCGCTGGACCGACAACCTCGTGCTGCCGGGTATGCAGCACCTGGCGATTCTGCGCAGCCCGTTCGCGCACGCCCGCATCACCGGTGTCGACGCCACCGCCGCCCACGAGATGCCCGGTGTCGTCGCGGTCCTGACCGGCGCCGACCTCGCCGCCGAGCAGGGCAGCCTGCCGTGCGCATGGCCGATCACACCGGACATGAAGTCACCGCCCGCCCCGTCCCTCGCGGTCGACAGGGTGAACTTCGCCGGCGAGGCCGTCGCGGTTGTGGTGGCACGCAGCGCGTACGAGGCTCACGACGCACTCGAGGCGATCGACGTCGAGTACGACGAACTGCCGGTCGTGCTCGATCTCGCGGCCGCGGCCGCCGACGGCGCCGAACTCGTGCACCCGGATCTCGGGACGAACGTCAGCGCCACCTGGACCTTCGACTCTGCGGAGGCAGGCACGGGCGGCGACGTCGAGCAGACCATCCGCGACGCCGAGGTCCTCGTCGAGCGCACGTTCAAGCAGCAGCGGCTGATCCCGGCGTTCATGGAGCCCCGCTCGGTGGTGGTCGACCCGACCGGCGCTCAGATCACCATGTGGTCGGCCACACAGATCCCCCACATCCTGCGGCTGATGCTGGCGATGACGCTCGACATACCGGAACACAAACTGCGCGTCGTCGCCCCGGATGTCGGCGGCGGTTTCGGCGGCAAACTTCAGGTGACGCCGGAGGAAGTCATCGCTCTGCTCGTCGCGCGGCGACTCGGCAAGCCCGTCAAGTACACCGAGTCGCGTAGCGAATCGATGGTCGCGGCGCATCACGGGCGCGACCAGATCCAGAAATTGACACTGGCCGCCCGCCGCGACGGCACCGTCACCGGGATGAAGGTCGAACTTCTCGCCGACATGGGCGCGTACCTGCGCCTGGTCACCTCGGGGGTGCCGATCCTGGGCGCGTTCATGTTCAACGGCATCTACAAGTTCCCGGCGTATCACTTCACGTGCACCAACGTGTTCACCAACAAGGTGCCCACCGACGCCTATCGCGGCGCGGGGCGGCCGGAGGCGACGTTCGCGATCGAGCGGATGATGGACGAGCTCGCGACCGAGTTGTCGATGGATCCGCTGGAACTGCGGGCGAAGAACTGGATCACCCACGAGGAGTTCCCGTTCGACACCGTCGCGGGCCTGACCTACGACTCCGGCAACTACGAGGCCGCCACCGAGCGCGCGCGGGAGTTGTTCGACTACGACGGTCTCCGACGCGAACAGGCGGAGCGACGCGAGCGAAAGGACCCGGTGCAACTCGGCATCGGGGTGTCCACGTTCACCGAGATGTGCGGTCTGGCGCCGTCGCGCACCCTCGGCGCGCTGGCCTACGGGGCCGGCGGGTGGGAACACGCGGCGATCCGAATGCTGCCCACCGGCAAGGTCGAGGTGGTCACCGGTTCGTCAGCGCACGGCCAGGGACACGAGACCGCGTGGAGCCAGGTGGTCGCGGATCAGCTCGGGGTTCCGTTCGAGGACGTCGAGGTGTTACACGGCGACACCCAGACGTCGCCGCGTGGCATGGACACGTACGGTTCACGGTCGCTGGCCGTCGGGGCGATCGCGGTGGTGAAGGCCGCCGAGAAGGTGATCGCGAAGGCCCGGCCCATCGCCGCGCACCTGATGGAGTGTGCCGAGGACGATCTCGAGTTCACCGAGGGACGATTCCGGGTGAAGGGCACCGAGAAGGCGGTCGGCATCGCCGACGTCGCGCTCGCCGTGTTCGCCGCGCACGATCTGCCCGACGGGGTGGAGCCGAACCTGGACTCCGAGGCCACCTACGATCCGGAGAACTTCTCGTTCCCGCACGGCACGCATCTGTGCGCGGTGGAGGTGGACACCGAGACCGGGAAGGTCGGCATTCGGTCCTACGTGTGCGTCGACGACATCGGGCACGTGGTCAACCCGCTGATCGTCGAGGGTCAGGTGCACGGCGGGCTTGTCCAAGGCATCGCGCAGGCCCTGTACGAGGAGGCGGTGTACGACGAGTCCGGCACTCTGCTGTCGGGTTCCTTCGCCGAGTACCACGTACCGTCCGCGGCGGATCTGCCGAAGTTCACCACGGGCCGCACCGAGACCCCCGCCACCGGTAATCCACTCGGCGTCAAGGGGGTCGGTGAGGCGGGAACGATCGCATCCACACCGGCCGTCGTCAATGCCGTCCTCGACGCCGTCCGACAGTTCGGGGTGCGTGACATCGCGATGCCCTGTACACCGATGCGGGTCTGGAACGCCATCCGGTCCGCTCAGGGAGGTGCCCGATGA
- a CDS encoding MFS transporter, with protein sequence MFAALHTRNYRLWASGQIVSLVGTWMQRVAQDWLVLTLSDGNALAVGIVMALQFGPTLFLSVWGGVLADRYDKRRILITTQVAMALCGLVLGLLDVGGVVVLWHVYLIAFVLGCASAIDAPVRQSFTIEMVGRDFLPNAIALNSMTFNTARIIGPAVSGVLITLIGTGWVFLLNAATFTGVLVALAMMNTRELFTAPPAERGKGQVRAGFRYVWGRADLRVLMIAVFLVSTFGLNFALSLAVLARNTFGQGADAYGLLSTTLAVGTLAGATIAAKRRTPPRLRTFLGAAAAFGAFEILVGLMPTYLLVAVMLVPTGALTLTFTTAAMNILQMSVPSEMRGRVMGIYMLCFLGGTPLGSPVLGWLADVLDPRAPLVIGGAISLVSGLGAALYLMRHAKVRLKVRRPDAGRYLPVFELHNVVDPHPVVVCDATEQAVEAGRDSRP encoded by the coding sequence ATGTTCGCCGCCCTGCATACCCGCAACTACCGGCTGTGGGCCTCGGGGCAGATCGTGTCCCTCGTCGGGACGTGGATGCAACGGGTGGCGCAGGACTGGCTCGTCCTGACCCTGTCGGACGGCAACGCCCTCGCGGTGGGCATCGTGATGGCACTGCAGTTCGGGCCGACCCTGTTCCTGTCCGTGTGGGGTGGCGTGCTCGCCGACCGCTACGACAAGCGGCGAATACTGATCACCACTCAGGTGGCGATGGCGTTGTGCGGCCTGGTGCTCGGCCTGCTCGACGTGGGTGGGGTGGTCGTGCTGTGGCACGTGTACCTCATCGCCTTCGTGCTGGGTTGCGCCTCCGCGATCGACGCACCGGTCCGTCAATCGTTCACCATCGAAATGGTCGGCAGGGATTTTCTTCCCAATGCCATCGCGCTGAACTCGATGACCTTCAACACCGCACGCATCATCGGCCCGGCGGTGTCCGGGGTGCTCATCACTCTCATCGGCACGGGCTGGGTGTTCCTCCTCAATGCCGCCACGTTCACCGGGGTGTTGGTCGCGCTGGCGATGATGAATACGCGGGAACTGTTCACCGCCCCGCCCGCGGAACGCGGTAAAGGGCAGGTGCGGGCGGGCTTTCGTTATGTGTGGGGCCGCGCCGATCTACGCGTGCTCATGATCGCGGTGTTCCTGGTGTCGACGTTCGGGCTGAACTTTGCCCTCAGCCTGGCTGTGCTCGCCCGCAACACCTTCGGGCAAGGCGCGGACGCCTACGGGCTGCTGTCCACCACCCTGGCCGTCGGCACGCTCGCGGGCGCCACGATCGCCGCGAAGCGCCGGACACCGCCGCGGTTGCGTACGTTCCTCGGTGCCGCGGCAGCGTTCGGCGCGTTCGAGATTCTCGTCGGGCTCATGCCCACCTACCTCCTCGTGGCCGTCATGCTGGTGCCCACCGGCGCGCTCACCCTCACGTTCACCACGGCGGCAATGAACATTCTCCAGATGTCGGTGCCGTCGGAGATGCGGGGCCGGGTGATGGGTATCTATATGCTCTGCTTCCTCGGTGGCACTCCGCTGGGCAGTCCGGTCCTCGGCTGGCTCGCCGACGTCCTCGACCCGCGTGCACCCCTCGTGATCGGCGGTGCCATCTCATTGGTCAGCGGCCTCGGCGCTGCCCTGTACCTGATGCGGCACGCGAAGGTGCGACTGAAAGTACGCAGACCGGATGCGGGCCGCTACCTTCCGGTGTTCGAGCTGCACAACGTCGTCGACCCGCACCCGGTCGTGGTGTGCGACGCCACCGAGCAGGCGGTGGAAGCCGGCCGCGACTCGCGGCCTTGA
- a CDS encoding MarR family winged helix-turn-helix transcriptional regulator, whose amino-acid sequence MTTDTRALASDLSLAVVRLTRHLRGRRVDAQVSLTQLSALATLARDGAMTPGNLAAREKVQPPSMTRVIASLVDLGLVERAAHPTDGRQIIVTLSDAGHALIADETHAREAWMNERLSGLDEDQLKTLRDAVGIITAIVADSE is encoded by the coding sequence GTGACCACGGATACGCGCGCACTCGCCAGCGACCTTTCTTTGGCCGTCGTGCGCCTGACGCGTCATCTGCGTGGGCGTCGCGTCGACGCCCAGGTGTCGCTCACCCAGCTGTCTGCGCTGGCAACCCTTGCCCGTGACGGAGCCATGACGCCGGGCAATCTCGCCGCCCGTGAGAAGGTGCAGCCGCCGTCGATGACCCGGGTCATCGCCTCGCTCGTCGATCTGGGACTGGTCGAGCGCGCAGCGCATCCCACCGACGGCCGCCAGATCATTGTCACCCTCTCCGATGCCGGTCACGCGCTGATCGCCGACGAGACGCACGCCCGTGAAGCCTGGATGAACGAGCGGCTGTCCGGACTCGACGAGGACCAGTTGAAAACGCTCCGCGACGCGGTCGGCATCATCACGGCCATCGTCGCCGACTCCGAGTAG
- a CDS encoding FAD binding domain-containing protein translates to MIPSTFDYVAPTTVEEAVAALAEAGDDAKILAGGQSLLPVLRLRLSSPSTLVDLGRIGELRGVREDGDSIVIGAMTTYYDMIRDPLVQEHALLLVEATRTVADPQIRHRGTLGGALAHADPAGDLCAPALALDATLTAVGTAGRRSIPVADFFEGYYTTALHPDEILADVRIPKHTGWEARYEKFNTVAEAWSIVAVAATIQVDGGTIRQARVALTNMGAVPVRARGVEDALVGKAADPELIRAAAEHAAEGTDPVTDGNADADYRSHLARVLTRRAVATAVGV, encoded by the coding sequence ATGATTCCGTCGACCTTCGACTACGTAGCCCCGACCACTGTCGAAGAGGCGGTGGCCGCACTCGCCGAGGCCGGGGACGACGCCAAGATACTCGCGGGCGGCCAGAGCCTGCTACCGGTGCTGCGGCTGCGCCTGTCCTCGCCGAGCACTCTCGTCGATCTCGGCCGGATCGGCGAGTTGCGCGGTGTGCGCGAAGACGGCGACAGCATCGTGATCGGCGCGATGACCACGTATTACGACATGATCCGCGACCCGCTCGTCCAGGAGCATGCGCTGCTGCTCGTCGAAGCGACCCGCACGGTCGCCGATCCGCAGATCCGGCACCGCGGCACGCTGGGTGGCGCTCTGGCGCATGCCGATCCGGCGGGTGACCTGTGCGCACCGGCACTGGCACTCGACGCCACCCTCACCGCGGTCGGGACCGCGGGCAGGCGGAGCATTCCGGTCGCCGACTTCTTCGAGGGCTACTACACGACGGCACTGCACCCGGACGAAATACTTGCGGATGTGCGGATCCCGAAGCACACCGGCTGGGAGGCGCGGTACGAGAAGTTCAACACCGTCGCGGAGGCGTGGTCGATCGTGGCGGTGGCCGCGACGATTCAGGTCGACGGCGGCACGATCCGGCAGGCCCGGGTGGCGCTGACCAACATGGGGGCCGTGCCGGTGCGCGCTCGCGGCGTCGAGGACGCGCTCGTCGGCAAGGCCGCCGATCCGGAGTTGATCCGGGCGGCCGCCGAGCACGCGGCCGAGGGCACCGACCCGGTCACCGACGGTAACGCCGACGCCGACTACCGCAGCCACCTCGCGAGAGTGCTGACCCGGCGGGCCGTGGCGACGGCGGTCGGCGTCTGA